In the genome of Engraulis encrasicolus isolate BLACKSEA-1 chromosome 21, IST_EnEncr_1.0, whole genome shotgun sequence, the window AGATCATACTGTTGAGTCCTGCAATTCTATTGTGTAAAAGAATGTATAACAGGACATCTGTACAAAACACAGGCGATGGGCACTGACTGACGAATTGATTTATtcgttaattgattgattgattgaatgtcGGGATGTCTGTAAAGCAAACTTTTTTCTTCTGAGGCTAATGCAGTTACCATGTTTTTATAAGTTATCTGTGCATGAATacttttcctttttcatgaatgacaaatcataCACAATAATGCGTACAAATACGTCACAATGTGTATTTGTAGTTAGGGAAGGGCTGCTGTATACTAGTAAACAAAAGATGGGTGGTCTGGTAgatatgatggtgatgatgatggagatggtgatgatgatggtgtgtttaCTGGTGGTGATGTTGATGACGATAGTGTTGGTGTTTttattggtgatgatgatgatgatggtaatgatgatgatggtgaggattatgtatttgtttattggTTATGaagatgttggtggtggtggtggtgatgatagtgGTAGGGTCTGGACAATGATGATTATTgaggtagtgatgatgatgatgatgatgatgatgatgatgataatgtagATGGTGGCATggaaagaagatgatgatgaatattattgaggtgatgaagatgattatgacaatgatgatggtgattattgaggtgatggtgatgatgatgatgatgatgatgatgatggtgatattGGTAAGGTCTGGACAAATGACGATGATTATTgaggtaatgatgatgatgatggaaatGGTACTTTGTAGCATGGACAGTTGTGTTGATTATTGAGATGCTaatgaagatgatggtgatgttgatggtGGTATACCCTACAGGGTATGaacaatgatgacgatgatgattgtGTTGGTGAGGAAGATTAAGGTGATGATATAGATGTCCACAGGCAATAGATGATGACAGGGTACAATGCCTTACCAGTTTGTATAGGATAgaatatctctctcgctctctttctctctctctctctgacacacatacacatacacacacacacatacacagacacacacacttgacatagGCAGCAAAACATACCGCATATTCTTTGTAAATATTCTGTCACTAATTCtagattgtaaaaaaaaaaatcctattttaTGTGGAAGAAAAAGCAGCCCACCCATCCTTCCTTTCCGACAAGAGTTGAGTGTACAGTCTCTCATGCCTACAGTTATtataattataacaataataataataataataattattattattattattattattgttattattattattattattatcattgttattattatttctgaccAGGGGAGTATGGCTAAGTGGTAAAGTTAACCTGCATGAAGACataaatctgctaatagatagcccacaggtgtcatttagttacgGCAGAAAACAAGGAATCCAGGCTCTTATATTAGATGGTTTACCACTCCCTCAAGGTTAACAATGGattactacttagccaggttcttggcatACTCCCCAGGCTTTGGCTGTAAACCTGTGAGGATATAGGAGCTAGgtcagctattattattattattattttttttttattattattacaattggctatatgttttttttctaaatgctAGATCCATTATGTCCTTTGTGTTGCCGCTTTCTCTCTTGAAGGCGTTTCTCGTTGTTTTGTGACTCCTAGACACCGTTTCTCATTTCCCTGTGACTCTGGCTGGCTCTCAatgctctctcttgccctctctgtctctctcttgccaactctctctctctctctctctctctctctctctgtaagtttGGAGTGATGAGTCTGCACacttgcaccttttcctgggatgtgcacaatcttcaccctcaactctctctctaatctatctccctctctctctcactcacccactctcttatttttcttttgtccctctgtccctttctgtctgccccccaccccacccacactttccctcttctccgtttacctctctctctctcaccctacctgcttctctctacctctgtctttctctctctctctctctctctctctccccctctcacactTGCAGTCTCTTTCTTTACCCCACCCTCAGCCCCACCCCTCTATACAGGCTGGGTTTTCTATGTCAGGTGTACATACCAATACCACTACAGCAGATGATTCCTGTGCATTGAATATTGAGCCGTTaaatacttgtttgtttgtttgtttaaatcagaacaaataaacatttaTAGTTTGAACCGGTCAATCTCTCCTCACCTTTATTCCTcactcatgcttgtgtgtgtgtgtgtgtgctctctttctctctcacacccacactcacacaaataagtGAGTTTACTAAGCGGATCTCTGACATTTAATAATCCAATAaatcattcatttattttgttaATGAGAAGAATGCTGAAATTATGAAACATGCTGTGTTTCCACCGGTGCGTATGAAAAAACTCACAAGCAAAAACATGAAGTTGTGCACATAGTCAACATTTTATTTcaattattcattcattattagCATTGTTATTTATTTGCTACCGGTGGTCTCCACACAATTGCCCCAGTTGACACCAACTCATGCTCTTTGGAGTGTCCCGATGCATTGCATTCTGCCTCTGCTGTATGGCTGGTCAGGGGCGGAgcaatagggagggcgagcagggcacttgcccctgggcccagggccctcccgtgttgGTGGTGGAGGCCCTATCGTAAGCTTAGGAAGCTTTACAGGGGGACCTGtaaatgttttgccctggggccctgtgtgcaattgttctgccactgtggCTGGTTGTATTATTAGTCCCAAGTCAACTGTAAAATGCCAGTAACCATTCCAGTACGTATGTCCCTGTACTTCGtctcagtcagggccgctgacatctttgacagggcctaggacaaagtcatttgagagGGCCTCTCACCCAACAAGTACTATGTAATAAAGACCCATCTCATGGCCCCTATGGGTCCAGGACAACTGCCTGTTAGTTTCCCTGGTCTCAGTCATCAATCTTGTTTCAGTCCAACTTTTCCGCCACTTTCCCCACTACTGTGTCAGTCTCTACCCCTGTCACAGAACATACTCATGTTTGCCCACGCCCATAGTGTCTGGTCAAGCCCTTGTACTACAGCTGCAGCCACATTGTCTCATCTGGTGTGTTCACACTTCATTTTgtgtgcaatgttgttgtgaacatGACCacggcgtagcagcaaattgtgggccctttgTACAATCGTCTCCAATGAACCCCCCTAGCCATATCTTCAAAAATCGGACTGTATGTGGGCCTCATATATACTTGGGGCCCTGGTGTCACATTTTACCCCCCTGTTCGACACCCCTGCTCCCGAGTCTTTCATTCGTCCAGTGTTGCTCAGGCCTGTCTTGGAAATGTGCTACCGCTATGCTAGGGCCTGAACCTGCCTTGGTTGGCTTTTCAGGGGTGTAGCAGCTACTTCAGGGCCCTATAcgtatacagtactgtaaataTATCTGACTCTGTAGGCACGTTGAACCATGCCGGTGCCCACTCCCACACCTAAACTCCTAAACACCTAAACCTAAACCAGTTGTCGCGTTCACAGGTCTGAGCATCGCGAACCTAAAAATACAACAACGTGGACGTccgcaggttcatccgggtaacatatGGTTGCCTGGATGCTTGTTCTTGGTAATGTCTGCTGGGCCTGaacttgtcttgtcagctttCAAGGCCATAGCAGCTcattttaaccccccccccccacacatgcTACATGAGCCCGTGGTGATTCAGTCCCACTTTATCCCCCTAGTACGATGCCTCTGTTTGCTTTACAGTAGTTCTATCCAGGTCAGGTCCCCCATGTCCAGCCGGCTGTgcccctccttccccttccccttcctgcTTCACTTGTTTTACTTGAAGCAGGAAACGTTGAAGCAGAACCTGTAAGCAGAAGAACAAAAGTCAAATCGATTGTCAAAAATCATACACTAAAATACtatactacaacaacaacagcagcaaagctcctgcttgtttttttgtcaagGGGCAAATGTTTAGAAGAACACAACAGTAAAATGAAGATATTCATTTGGAAAAATGTACACACTAAAGAGTGCTTTGCATATTGTCATGCAAGTCAATGACTATATAATCACTCGTCTTctcctacgcacacgcacacacacacacacacacacctcctcaggcCTTTCCTTTTGGACGGCTTCTGCTCCGTGCTCCTACTCTTCTCTGGTTCCTCCACTGGGGTCTCCGTGGTTCCCTGCACTATGCCGTAGGTCTCCGTGGTGTTCTGGGGGCCCACCTTTGCGCTCCTCTTTCCTAGCCCCCGGAGCTTCTTACAGAGGCGTCTTAGGAAGGTGCAGACCCCGTTCTTCTGACGTTTCTGGGCGCCGTCCTGCTGCTGTGTCTTCACCATTTGGAGGTGCCTGATATCCACCTGCATCTCCTCCACGTTGCGCTCCAGTCCTGAAAGACCAGAAAAGGTTAGaggatttagtggcatgtggcatgtggaaGTGGCATGCCattgatgtacagtatattagaACAATCAATGGACATGTCAAGTGCCGTCACGTGACGTTGACGCTAGTCTTGGTCATGCTAGCCTACTATGGCTACACTGGCTACTACGGCTCTGTTTGtaatgtcaaactgtgcctataCCAAAACTGATTCCTAAACCTAAACTGTCAGTCAGTGAACAATGTGggtacaccaacctataaacatgccaAGCTGTGCTtataccaaaactcattcctaaacgtGTCTTGTCGGTGAATAATGTGTTTTCAAACAATGTAAATAGCATGCCACTTCCTCATGGCAAGTGCCACTAAATCATCTAACATAAAGACACTCCAGCTCCTCCCATCCTGTCCCCCCGGCTGTGTCACCCTCACCTCCATCAGCCTGGTCCTGTGGCAGCTGCTGGGTGGGGGTCTGCTGCTCAGGGGAACTGATAGAGGCGTCAGCCGTGTCGACGTTCAGGTGGGGCTCTGGCTCCAGCTGGAGGCTGAGCACTGGGTCCTGCCCAGCGGGGTCTCTGCAGTTTCTCTCCCCTGCGGTGCCCTgtttctccccttcctcctgcCAGCAGGTTGGCACCACCACCCTGAGGTCCTGCACTGGGCAGAGGCTGGCGTTGTCGATGCTCCAGGCAGTGGTGTTCTTTCTCCTTAGAGGAGTGTCACTGAAGACCTTCAAGTACaaacacgcagtcacgcacgaacgcacacgcgtgcacacacacacacgcgtgcacacacacacattacattacattacattacacacacacacacacacacacacacacacacacacacacacacacacacacacacacacacacacagagtcaaaaaTAGAACGTATAGAATGTTGATTTTGTCTTGTCTACAGTTATGTAGTAATGTACACAATGTAGACCATCATTCAATTCATACAATGgtggcattagctgtgattgCACCACACTGACGTCTGCTACTGAAAACTGCCAAATTATGACTGTCATCCAAAATCCTCACACTTCACTGCATCATTCTATTGCTTACCTCAAGCAGGCTGTTATCATCCAAATAGGAACCATCAGTGTTCTCTAGGAGAGGGACACTCGATCCTTCGTCAGGGTCTTGGTAAAGctaaaaacacgcacgcacgcacgcacgcacgcatgcacgcacacacacacacacacacacacacacacacacacacacacacacacacacaagcacagtatgATCATTTAGACATTATCCTCCAAAGGGAGAACAGGGACAGCTCATACTTGGCATCAAAATGTGGAGGAAACCTCATTTCTGGACACTGTTCACACCAAGTCTTATTGGTCTGTGAATGTACCTCAGTAGACCTGGAGGCGTCACTAAGATGCTAATATGTACCTCAGTAGATCTGGAGGCGTCACTAAGATGCTAACTTACCTCAGTAGATCTGGAGGCGTCACTAAGATGCTAACTTACCTCAGTAGATCTGGAGGCGTCACTAATATGGCAGTCTCCAGCGTTATCCACCCTGATGCCTCTGATGGTGTTCTCCAAGTCATTGTGGCTGTCATCATCTTCCAGCTGAACGCACATAATTGTGATCATATTCATAATTCAAATGCATAGCCTACTAATATAGACAAGCATGACACCTAAaagttactgtactgtatatgtgaaaaCATGCAGCTGTCTTATTTGATCTTGGCATCGACCAAGGCATAAATCTtgtcatcaccccccccccttcatttctctctctctctctctctccctctccctctccttctctctctctctctccttctctctctctctctctctctctctctctctctctctctctctctctctctctcacacacacacacacacacacacacacacacacacacacacacacacacacacacacacacacactttaaaaaacatttaatgaTTAGAGATGTTACTACTCACAATCAGACTTGTGGCGTCTCCCAAACAGGCGTCTACCATGGGGACCACACTCCGCCCATCAATGGAGTCACTATCAAGCTAAATAAACATGTGAAAGAGTATTACTTTTTCCTTGAATTCACAAATGTCATaaaaagttcacacacacacacacacacacacacacacacacacacacacacacacacacacacacacacacacacacacacacacacacacacacacacacacacacacacacacacacacacacacacacaggtgagtgaAGGATTGGGtggattagacacacacacacacccttcgcaTCTCACTCATACAATTTGGGAGAGCACAGATTTTTGCCCAATCGGATTGCCATGAGATAGCTGCCGAATCTGCTGACAACAGTGAACTCCAATAACAAAGGTCTGCATCAATAGTGATTTACTATGCTCTCAAAAGTTTAAAATATCACTCTTTGCCATTTTGGTTATAGATATTATTGGATATTATTACAACAGTGAACTCCAataataaaggtctgcaacattGATCTATGTATGCTCTCAAAGATTTTAAATGTCACTCTCTGGTACAGGTAGATATACAGCCAGGTTTTCTGTCTTACCCTAAAATAACTGCTGCTAGAACCGCAGACAACAGCGAGTTCGCTGGGGGAGGAAGTAGCGCTGATGTCGGTCTCTCTGCTCAAGCTTCCCAGGCTCAAGCTCTCACCCGTGGACTAGAACAGATCGCAGATACAGGAGAGGGGAGCCGGATGCAAACACAATGAACattaaaaggagagaaagaaaaaaaaagagaacagcAACTTGTGTGTTGTGTTCCGCTGTTAAGGAGCACTGGCTGAAGGCTCTAGTTTGAAAGTGAAATTGGACCTATTTGTTGCTTGGtcatacaccccccacccctcactacTTTCATTCATCCACAGCACACTTAATTTGATCTGGAATGGCGGAATAGTTAAGAAACAATTACTGGTGGTAGGAGAGTACACTCCTTGAAGCTGAAGTTTGAAACATGTATGTGATTTGCCCAATCACTAATGTTTGGATGTGACAGCGTTCACCCCACCAAACATGCCAGTCCTTCTGGCTGTAAGAGTTTTCAGCTGAAGCTTTGACTTACCTGACTGGGGCCTGCACAGACGGGACTCGGGGTGGAAGCAGCAGCACTGTGCGATTCTCCACTCAAAGTCGCAGGCTAAAACATGGAAATCACAGTTCCTCAGATGCATTACCTTATCCTGGAAAATATAAAACTACGCTGCCTAGCAAGTTGCAAGGTGCTCCATGACTGAACGGGTTAAAGCAGAGATGTAGTTGATGTAATGTGTTTTGGGTTGTCCTCTTATTGAAATTCAGTCCATTTACATTAAACCAGTTTGGTATTTTCAGCGAGAAATATTGTTACATGTAGCTGCTGCAAGTTGTAGCATTCAATGGCAGATCTTACCGGACTGGGGGATGATCCACAGATAAGGCTGGTGTCGGATGCAAAACAGCTGGAATGGCCGCTCAAACTCTCCACATCCATGGGCACACTCATAATGAATGGCCTAAAACACAAAATCAGAGCATTTGATTCACTTAAATTAGGGCCTATCTGAAACATTTCAAATATTCCATGTCCATTTATGTTCTACTGGCTGTTGAGAGCCTTACCTATCTCCTCCAACTGCTCGTTTTAAATGATTTAATACAAAAATGTAGAACTACAATAACACATGTTTTGTAAATGGTGCATAGGCTATATGAAAGAGAATGACAATGAGGTAACAAGCAACTGATTATGATGCATCCTGTGGAATATCTGACCATGTGATGTGCAACTGTTACATCATAATGGTTGGCTTAGAAACCATCCACCATTATTTGAAGCCAGTGATTGCACATCCAGTACAGTTTCACTATATCTAAAACTGCGTATTTGGTTCTTGATTTtgatgggcattttcagccatttaagcaaaaacagtgtgtgtgtgtgtttgtgatgtcatATACATGTAGAATTCTTAGCCTCCGTTATTGTGGCACCAACCCAtaagcattagcttggctcagcgtTGCCTTGGGAAGCATTGGGTGCTTTAAGTTAAAATGACaaaattgttccacgtgttccctatttaaacaccACTGCCTGTAGTTAACCGATCCAAAAATAGTTGCACCGAACTACACGATATATCTAGATAAAGAAATTGTACTACTGCTTTTTCTGTCTCAGTCCAGCTTGGTTAAAATATGCAACCCTCCCTCCTATCAATTAAATGTACCAATGGTCTGTAGATTTATGTAGCACACTAAAAAACATAAATTTGGGTTGTGGTAAACTATGAGACTTCCACTTCCAGTAAAATGCCCTATAATGTTCAGGAATTCCATGTTTCACTTTGTGCTTTGTTTGTAAAGCACCTCCCTTTCCAGCCACAAAAGATTATTTCTCCATTAATATTGCAAAATTCTAATttcattttcacagaaaaagtaaAAATATGTATTGCCTTATGAATGAGTACTGTTACAAACTAATTTATGAAGTTATGTTAACTATTAACCTGTTTTCCCCCATTTTAAATAAAACGTCAGTTCTATCTGTGACCTCCCTGCAGTATCTCCACAACTCCCGAGTTTGGGAACCAACCCACTCTCATCCCTTGCCTCACAAAAACTCATAATGGAAACAAACCTGCATGTTCCCACCAATAGTGTTACAAAAAAGGCCTAATAT includes:
- the LOC134437570 gene encoding uncharacterized protein LOC134437570 gives rise to the protein MSVPMDVESLSGHSSCFASDTSLICGSSPSPPATLSGESHSAAASTPSPVCAGPSQSTGESLSLGSLSRETDISATSSPSELAVVCGSSSSYFRLDSDSIDGRSVVPMVDACLGDATSLILEDDDSHNDLENTIRGIRVDNAGDCHISDASRSTELYQDPDEGSSVPLLENTDGSYLDDNSLLEVFSDTPLRRKNTTAWSIDNASLCPVQDLRVVVPTCWQEEGEKQGTAGERNCRDPAGQDPVLSLQLEPEPHLNVDTADASISSPEQQTPTQQLPQDQADGGLERNVEEMQVDIRHLQMVKTQQQDGAQKRQKNGVCTFLRRLCKKLRGLGKRSAKVGPQNTTETYGIVQGTTETPVEEPEKSRSTEQKPSKRKGLRRFCFNVSCFK